The genomic region TAGCTAGTCGTCTGCCATTTTATGGGAATATCGACCTATGGAAACTGACAACAGGTAAAAAAATTAGCACCATCTATGATGATACCGAATGGCGTTGTGCTTTTGCCTTCAGTAGTGATGGGCAAATTATAGCTAGTAGTGGTCATGACCATGCTATAAAACTGTGGGAAGTATCAACAGGTAGAGAAATTTTTACTCTAACTGGTCATTCCCAAAACGTTAATTCCATCGCCTTCAGTAATGATGGGCGAATGCTCGCTAGTGGTAGTTGGGACGGAACCATTAAATTGTGGGAACTGACAACTAACTGGCTGCAAAAGATAAAAGTTAGAGAAATTCGTACCCTCACTGGCAATTCCAGCCGCATTAATTCCATCGCCTTCAGTCATAATGGGCAAATGCTGGCTAGTGGTAGTGAAAACGAAACTATAAAGCTGTGGGAAATAGCAACAGGTAGAGAAATTCGTACTCTAACTGGTCATTCCCAACACGTTAACTCCATCACCTTTAGTAGTAATGGACGAACTTTAGTTAGTAATAGATGGGACAACACTATTAAACTGTGGGAAGTAGCAACAGGCAAAGAAATCCGCAGCTTTACTGGTCATTTCGGCTGTGTTCAATCCGTCGCCTTCAGTGGTGATGGGCAAATTCTTGCTACTGGTAGTTGGGACAAAACTATCAAACTGTGGGAAGTAGCAACAGGTAGAGAAATTCGCACCCTCACTAGTCATTCCTATTCTGTTTATTCCGTCGCCTTCAGTAGCGATGGGCAGATTCTGGCTATTGGTAGTGAAGAAACAGAAAACACTATAAAAGTGTGGGAAGTGGCAACAGGTAAAGAAATTCGCACTCTCAGCGCTCATTTTTTGGACTCAGGGAGTTCCCTTGCCTTCAATAGCGATGGACAAATTTTGGTTGTTGGTAGAGACGACGGCACTATCAAACTGTGGGATGTGCAAACAGGTAGAGAAATTCGCACCCTGACTGGTCATTCCTCAGTTGTTAATTCTGTCACATTTAGTAGCGATGGGCGAATTTTAGCTAGTGGTAGTTATAGTGATGACTACACTATCAAACTGTGGGAAGTTGCAACAGGTAGAGAACTTCGCACTCTTACTGGTCATTCCTCTTATATTAGCTCCGTCACCTTCAGTAGTGATGGACAAATTTTAGCTAGTGGTAGTTTCGACCAAACTATCAAACTATGGGAAGTGGCAACAGGTAGAGAAATTTACACCCTCAATCATTTCGACTGCGTCAGTTCTGTTGCCTTTAGTCCCGATGGAGGTTGGCTTGCTGCTGGAGATAATGGCGGAAATATCAAAATTTGGCGACGGGGATGATTTTGGAACTCGTCAATTAGTGCTGTGTTGAAAGAAGGGGACAGGGAACGGAACTAGAGGCTAGACAACAGAAAAAAATTTTTCATGTTTGGTTGTGGGATTTTCCCGTGATTAACTGTTTTGCAGCGTTGCTGAATCGCGGTATGAATCCGGGTGTAGAGACGCGATATATCGCATCTCTACGAGGTTTTGGCTTGCAATGTTAATACATAGACTTGTATTGTTAATGCATCGACCTGCAATGTTAATGCATCGACTTGTATTGTTAATGCATCGACCTGCAATGTTAATACATCGACTTGTATTGTTAATGCATCAGCCTGCAATATTAATGCATCGACCTGCAATGTTAATACATAGACTTGTATTGTTAATGCATCCGCTTGCAAAAATTAACTCAAATTTTCTCTAAACTTTGCCTGATCTGAGAACCTCATCTCAATCTTAAGGAGAGAAGTGTCTAATATAACTGGGTGAGGATTTGGGCTTTACGTCTTTACTAAATAGTGTTTCACAAAAATCCTGATACACATTTGACTTCTTGTAGGGACGTACAGATGGGCGTTTTACCGACGTATTTGTATTATCAAAAAATAGAAATGGTATAAGCTATTATACAAGTGAGAATTTTATTACTACTATATGGTAGGAATATGAAGGTCGAAAAACTATCCATTTCCTTACCACCATCATTAGTGGAGTTTATTGAAAATTACAAGCTAAGTAAAAGATGTAAATCTCGTTCGCAAGTCATCGAAGAAGCATTAGAATTGTTGCGAAATCGAGAACTAGAAGAAGCTTACCGTCAAGCATCTGCTGAGATTGACAGCGATTGGGATGTAACAGTTGCAGATGGATTGATAAATGAAACGTGGTGATATTTACTACGCAGATCTCAGCCCTGCGGTAGGTTCTGCAATGGATAAACGTTATCCAGTGCTAATAGTCAGTAATGATGCGAATAATCGTGCTGCTACTACGGTGACAATTTTACTACTGACTTCTAATGTTAACCGTGTTTATCCTTTCGAGGTCTTGCTCAATCTAGATGATAGCGGTTTACCCAAGCCTTCAAAAGTGCAAGCACAGCAGGTGAGAACAATTTCCAAACAACGAATTACTGGTGATGTTGTAGGTAGTTTCAGCGAAGAGTTGATGGTATTAGTTGATGCTGCATTGAAACTGCATTTGGGCTTGGGTTGAGTAAAAAATACACCGCGATCGCCTCCACTACAATCATGCGATCGCTCTTTAAATCAAAAACCTATCCTTTGGAAATGCGATCGCACCTTCAAGCATTATTTAAAAACCGCTTTACCCTAAAAAGGTATCTGGCTCTACAATCTCTCCTAACTCATCATTAGGTTGCATATGACTTTGAAAAACAGTCCAAAGGTGTTAACTTAACCACTGTAAATACGTAGTCAAATTTTATTCACTCACAGACTCAGGAGGTGAGATTTATCAAAGGAGTAGATTTGTGCAGTGAAAAAATTAGGTGAGTCGTTAGTAGCTCAGTATTGGTTTTGAAAAGACTTGGCCGTTGTAAAAACCAAACTGTTGAAGTCTAATGCTGCCTCACGACTCAACCCCTATTTGCGGTATTTTAGCATATGGGGGCGGGTGAAGAATATGCCTTTTTTTTAAGAAACACTAAAAAAGGCATCTGGCTCTACAGTTTCTCCCGACTCAATATCAAGTTGCAATTCTTTGGTAATAATTAGGACAGCAGACGCTCAGAAGTGATTCTTACTCTGGGTTTACTTCTGGGCACTAGTAGTACTAAAGGAATTTCACGACTATAAAGATTGTTGGTTCCACTGCACTGTAGTGGCAGCGAGCTTTGCGTCCCTATAAATACCTACGCTGAAGCCAATTCAAATCTGCTATCAGCGCAACTTTGTATGGGAGCGAAAGCGGAACCGAAAAAGTGCCGGGCGCTCTTGATTCACCGCACATATCTTTCGGGAGAAATCTCACGGCTGGATGCCTTGCATGGAGGATAAATGTCGTGAACATTTCAAGATTTAAGTCAAAAGTTGCTTTGTTTTGCTTTCAGGTAGCACAAGTTGCATCGCTTTTATCGCTGATAGCCATTGGAGATGGGCGGGCTTTGGCACAGATGCATTTCAAAACTGTAGGTAGCAAAATTTACGATCCAGAAGGTAAAGAATTTGTTATCAAAGGAGTAAACGTACAAGGGCCTAACTGGGTATGGCCTATTGACATAACGCGAGATGTTAATGCGATCGGAAGCTCATGTTGGAATTTCAACCTCGTGCGAGTCAACAGCTTGCTATTCTTGGGGGAAACGCCATGGCGTCAGTATACAAGCAATAATGACATCAATAAAATTGTACGGGAATTTACAAGCCGTGGGATTGTGGTTATGTTCGAGGCCCATGACAGGACTGGGAGATTCTACGAAGGGGAAGATCTGACGGCGCTAATCAACTGGCACAGAGATCTTGCCAACAGATACAAAGATAATCCCTATGTGTGGTTTAATGTGATGAACGAGCCGGGAGATAATACCTATGACGCTGAGGATCGCAGCAAATGGCTCGGTGTAAACCAGGCAGTCATCAAAGCAATTCGCGATGACGCGGGAGCAAAAAATGTGATTGTCGTCGATGGAATCGCGTGGGGGCAGGAAGGCAATACCTGGAATGCATCCTTCGTACCAACCGAAAACAGTGCGATTCTCTCTGACGCAGCAAACATCCTTAATTTTGATGGCAAGGGCTATAAGAACATAGTCTTTAGCATCCATATATGGGACTTGTGGAATTTTGGAGACGCTAAACTGGCAAATTATGTAGACCGGGTGCTGTCTCAAAACGTACCATTAATCATCGGAGAGTTCGGTGTTACAAATAATGGAATTGATGTGACTTCTGCAATGAATTCCATGTACAACGTTGCTGTGCCACGAAAAATAGGGCGTATCGTATGGCACTGGTACAACGGCGGTCCAAACAATGGACTTTCAAATCGTCTTACAAATACACCGAACGGAAATACAGGGGCAGCAATTGACAGTTGTACGAATCCGTCCAATCTCTCCAACCTTGGAAGGCGTGTTTGGGAAGATACCCGTACGCGGGAGTAGACTTAGGAAGCAAAAAGGGAGCAACCCAGCCTCTGTCTGCTCCTCAACCCTGCATAAAATGCAACTCTTTACAAGTTTACTAGAGTAAATTAATGAAAATACACAGCGATCGCCTCCACTACAATCATGCGATCGCTCTTTAATCACAAACCCATCACAGAACGATAATGGGGTTGAATTTGGGCAACGGTTGGAGACAGGCGCTGAGTATGCCATTGACTGTGGTTAAATAATTCTTGCCGCAAATTATCAACATCAATTGTTGTGACTTTCCCATCAACAACAATTGGTTTGCCATTTACCCATGCGCTATCAACTACATTACTAGGACGCCCTAAAACTAGTAAACCAATTGGATCTGTACGCGGTAGCAATGATAAGTTGGTGAGGTCATACATTACCAAATCAGCTTTTTTACCAACGCTGAGGCAACCAAGTTGATCAGCCATATTCAATCCTTTGGCACCGCCTAAAGACGCCATTTCTACCGCCTGTCGGGGTGTAATCCAGTGCTGATAATCTAAGTCAGTGATGTTGTGTAAGATAGAACCAATTTTGATTGCTTCTAGTAAATCTTGAGAGTCGTTGCTAGAGGCACCGTCACAGCCAAAAGTCACGTTTACTCCAGCCTGACGATATTTTAAAATTGGGGCAATGCCACTGCCCAAACGCAGGTTGCTTAAGGGGTTGTGAACGACAGTAGATTGAGTTTCACTAAGGATGGAAATGTCGCGATCGCTCAAGTGAACGCAATGGGCTAGGGTGGTGCGATAGTCTAAAAAACCGATACGTTTGAGATGGGTAACAGCAGTGCAACCGTATTTTTCTTGGGCGAGCTTTTCTTGGGCTTTAGTTTCCAACAAGTGGGAATGACGGCAAAGATTATACTTTTCGCTTAACTCAATACATCCCGTAAATAAAGCATCAGAACAGAGTTGAATCCCCGTAGGAGCCACTAAAATACTAATACCCTCCTCTGGACGATGAAATTGCTTTACCGCCTCTTCAATCACTGCCAGCGTGGCTTGAGTCGGGCGAAAATAAGGCTCATGGTTTTGTTGAGTTTCCCCCGAAGGAATGCCAGCAGTTAAAGATTCGTCTTGAATTAGGGGTGCAACAAAAGCACGAACACCAACTTCTTGGTAAGCACGAACTGCTGTAGCGATGGTTTCCAACTCTTTGCCGGGAATCAACACTAGATGATCTACGACGCTTGTGCCGCCAGAAAGTAGAGTTTCTACTGCCGTTCCCAAAGCACTTAGGTAAACTTTCTCTAGATCTAGAGGTGCAAAATCGTAAAGTTCTGCCAGCCATAATTCTAGGGGCAACATTGACATTATCCCCCGTTGCCACATTTCCGATGAGTGGGTATGGGCGTTGAAAAATCCCGGCAGTAGTAGTTTATTTTCACCGTTAATTTGGCTGCCTACAATATCAAGATTCGGTGCAATGGCAGTAATAGTGCCGTTTACAACCTGTACATCAACAGTGGCGTAACTATCCTCAACAGGAATTAAAACATTCTTAATTGTAAAGCTCACAATTTTAACCTTAATTAAGTAATGACACGTTACAGAAGAAATTCACGCTAAAAAGTAAAGCATGGTGTTGAGTGTTGCAATGTATGAATTTACCTCTTCGGCAATTAGGAGTTCCACCAAATGCTTGGGCAGTCAATCAGGCGATCGCAGATATTACTCGTCCTCCCTTAAACCCACAACCCGTTATCTTATCAACAGAAACCAAATCCCTGCGCCTTGATTTAGCAAAAGCTGCCATTCTCGTCATCGATATGCAAAACGATTTTTGCCACCCTGATGGCTGGTTAGCGCATATTGGTGTAGATGTTACCCCGGCACGTCAACCGATAAAACCTTTACAAAACTTACTACCAGAACTGCGGGTAGTTGGTGTTCCCGTAATTTGGTTAAATTGGGGTAATCGCCCTGACTTACTCAATATTAATGCAGGGTTACGTCACGTCTACAACCCCACAGGCGAAGGCGTCGGATTGGGCGATCCGCTACCTAGTAATGGTGCTCAGGTACTAATGGCTGGTAGTTGGGCAGCAGCAGTAATAGACGAGCTAAAACAACTACCAGAGGATATTCGCGTCGATAAATACCGCATGAGCGGTTTTTGGGATACTCCCTTAGACAGTATCCTGAGGAACATAGGCAGAACAACACTATTTTTTGCTGGTGTCAATGCCGATCAATGTGTCATGGCTACTTTACAAGATGCTAACTTTTTAGGATACGACTGCATACTAGTCCAAGATTGTACTGCCACAACTTCTCCTGAGTATTGTTGGTTAGCAACTTTATATAACGTCAAGCAGTGTTTTGGATTTGTTACACATTCAGAAGCTATTTTAAAGGCAATTAATGGTTAGTAGGGGAGGCAGCGCGTTGCCGGGGTTCCCCCGGTTGTAGCGACTGCCGTGCGGGTTTAGAAGATAAGTTATCAGTTTGAACGGCAAGATTATCAGCAAAACCCACCCGTACAGTAGTTAGTGGTTAATGACTAATAACTAATAACTAATGATCAATGACTAATGACAAATAACCAATGACTAAAAACATATGATAAATTCTTGTGTTATTCCTGTTGTCAAATCTCCCAAAGATTACCAAGCGTATCGCATCAGTCCCCATGATACAAATCGCTTGGCGATAGTGTTCGATCCAGCAATTGCTAATACTTCTTTGACGTGTTGTGTAGAAATTTTTGATATTGGTGGCAAAACACCTCCAAACCGTCATCAATTAGCGGTAGAAATGTTTTTTGTTCTCAAAGGAGAAGGCAGAGCAAGCTGTGATGGCAAAAGTATGCCGATAAAAGCCGGAGATAGCTTATTAGTCCCTGCCACAGGTACTCATGTAATTGAAAATACTGGTTCGGGACGTTTGTATACTTTAACTATTATGGTTCCCAATGAAGATTTTGCTGAGTTAATTCGTAGTGGCACACCTGTAGAATTAGATGCAGAAGATATGGCGGTGCTTGGTAGGTTAGATGCCTTGATGCCATGTTGAAGATGTTGACAACTACAGATAAATCACAGATTAGGTAAGATGAAATAATTTTCGACCACAGATGAACACAGATAAACACAGATATATTTGTAATTTGCTCGATATATCTGTGTATATATATGGTTTAATTTATCGCATAAACCTCTTAATTTCTACTTTAGGATTGCCGAAGTTCATGAGCAAACATACTCTAAGCTGAGAGGCTTTTAGGTAGCTCAAACACTGAGCAAAATTATCATCATCTAAAGCTCTAACCGCTTTAAGTCCCACCAGTACGCATTCTTCTACCAGCAAGTCAACAAAATATTCTCCCACCACAATGCCATCATATAGTATTTGTATTTTGTATTGTTGTTTTACCTAGAACCGTGCCTTTCGTAATTCATGAGCCAAAGCATTTTCATACACCTTTTCCAAAAATCCAGCACCCAAAACATTACTTACGGTATACGCACAGCCAATAATCTTCCGCGTAATTAATTCTATCTAATTCATCTGTGTCCATCTGTGTCCATCTGTGGTCGAATTATTAATCTTTCCATCATACCCATGCTCAAAATCCTTCCCAAACAAACCACGTCCATGTACACTCGCGACGGAGTACGCTTGGATGCAGATATTTACCGCCCCGAAGCCGATGAAAAATTTCCCGTATTGTTGATGCGACAACCCTATGGCAGGGCGATCGCTTCTAGTGTTGTCTACGCTCATCCAACTTGGTACGCATCTCACGGTTATATTGTCGTGATTCAAGATGTACGCGGGCGCGGTACTTCTGGAGGCGAATTCAAACTATTTGCCCACGAAATTGCTGATGGTGAAGATACAGTCAATTGGGCTGCCAATTTACCTGGCAGTAATGGCACAGTCGGGATGTATGGCTTTTCTTATCAAGGCATGACTCAACTATATGCCGCCGCTGCCAAACCATCAGCCCTAAAAACAATTTGTCCGGCGATGATTGGCTACGATTTATATGCTGATTGGGCTTATGAAGGTGGAGCATTCTGTTTGCAAAATAATCTTGCTTGGGCAATTCAATTAGCTACAGAAACCGCCCGGTTGAACAGAGATGAAAAAACTTATCAAGCTTTATATGCCGCTTCTCAAAATTTGCCTTTGTACGATCCCATTCCTACGCAACCAGAAGTCCTGAAAAACTTTGCTCCTGATTCGTTTTATCACGAATGGTTAAATCATTCCCAACCTAATGAATATTGGGAAAAACTTTCACCCAAAACATCCTTGAAAAATGTAGATTTACCAATGTTCCATATTGGTGGATGGTTTGATAATTATTTACGCGGCACTCTGAATTTATATCAAGATATGACAGCGCGGAGTCAATATCGCCAACAACTTTTAATCGGGCCTTGGTGTCACTTGCCTTGGGGGCGTAAAGTTGGTGAAGCTGATTTTGGAGCTAATGCCATCAGTCCTGTAGATAGGATGCAGATATGCTGGTTTGACCAATTTCTCAAAGGAATAAACACAGGTTTGTCAGAACAAATGCCTGTTTGGTTATTTGAAATGGGAAGTAACAACTGGCAGGGTTTTCCCACCTTTCCTGAATTTGACCACAAATCCTATTTTTTGTCAAGCTATGGACTTGTGAGTGTTCGGGAAGATGAAGGCGTTTTGACCACCACTTGTCCAGAACATAGTGTTGATGATGTGTTAGTTCACGATCCTTGGCGACCAGTTCCTTCCCTGGGCGGTCATGCAGCAATACCTGCGGGTGTATTTGAGCGATCGCATATTGATAGCCGTACAGATGTCTTAACTTACACTAGCGAACCTCTAGAATCTGACTTGCATTTAGCAGGTGATGTAGTAGTAGCAATTTTGTGTGGGGCTGATAAACCAAGCTTTGATTTATGTGCTGTCATCTCGCAAGTATATCCCGACGGTAGAGTTTACAATTTGACGCAAGGTTATCTGCGTTGTCGAGGTGGCATGAATCAGGTGACTAGAAAAATTCAATTGCAGGCGACTTGTGCGCGAATTCCTCAAGGTAATGCCTTACGCCTAAGTCTGAGCGCTGCCTGTTTTCCAGCCTATGCCATGAATCATGGTAATCATTCAGCATTTGGTATCGATGCACAAACAATTACATTAAAGGTGAGTTCTGGGGGTGCTTCCCTTTCCCAAGTATTGTTACCAGTAGTGGCGCGAACTGGCTAAAGTAAAGTGTTGCAAATTAAATAGAAGGTTGTTTGTCAGTAACCACATCTGCTCAAGTGTGAGCTCCTTTGATTTCAAGCATTGGAGAATCGACATCTAAAAGCCAATTTTCATCAATAAATTCCAGATTTTCATCATAAACAAGAATCAACTCGCCTACCTTTTGAGCATTATCACTTAGTGCCTGTGTGGCATCAACAGCAGCAGTTAGGAGGATAAACTTTAGTTTTAGAAAGCGTTCTTTGTTAGTAACACCGATAGAACTACCGATTAATTCAGCTTTTAGACTACGAGGGAAAGTAATTGTTTCATAATATTCATCCTGCTCATCCCAGTAACCGCAAACTTTATAATCACATTTTTCAAGATGTTCTTTAACAAGGATGTTAGCATTTATATTTTCTAATATTTCAGTTAAATCTTGCCAAACTTGGTGATTTTTTAATTCGAGTCTTGTCATACTTATTCGGGATTAATGTTCTGTTACAAAACCGGGGAAGTGTAAAACTCCATCAATAAATTTTGCATGAAACCGTCGATCGCCGCCTTTACCTAATACCTTGGATTTCAAATCGTAGCCTTCTTCTTGAGAAGGAACCAGCCCAATATTACCGCGTATGGGTACTTGACCTTTCTCAATAGCTTTTAAATGTTTGCCTTTTTGATCGTATTTTAATCCCAACCTTATTTGCTCGCTAGCAAATGAAATTTGCAGACCATTGGTTGAAAAATATACAATGTCTGGTTTAACATCTGCCCAATTATTGGGTAAGGCTTCCATTTAACTTACTACTGATATAATCAAAACAATATTTATTTGAATTCAGTAAAAGTTATCCCAGTGGATGAGAGTAACAAAATCCTAACTTCGCTATTCTTCATAAATCATTTTTCTAGTCATCCCACCATCAATGACAAAATTTTGCCCGGTGATAAATTCTGCTGCATCAGAAATTAAATACTTAACCATAGAAGAAACATCCTCTGGCTTTCCAACTCGCCCTGACGGATGCTGATGATGATCAATTTCTTTTAATTGAGGCTTTGTTCTTAGTCTCGACTTACGCCATTCACTCACCTCAATCCATCCGGGACTGATACAATTGACTCGAATATCTGATCCAAGACTAATAGCTAAAGCATGAGTTAAAGCAACAATGCCCCCTTTGGAAGCAGAATAGGCTTCTGTATTTTTCTCTGATTGTAAGGCACGAGTCGAGGCTATATTCACGATCGCTCCTTTTGATTGACGCAAGTATGGAATGGCATACTTAGACATCAAAAAACAACCAGTCAGATTGGTTTGTATGACTTTGTGCCAATCATCTAATGATAAATCTTCAACCGGGCCGTTATCTGGTTGAGCAATACCAGCATTGTTAACAAGTCCATCAATACGTTGAAACCTATTCACAACGGTTTCTATACATTGTCTGACAGAATTTTCTTGAGAAACATCGGTTTCCACAAATAACAAAGCGGCTTCAAAATTGTTGAACTCTTGCAGGCATTCCT from Chlorogloeopsis sp. ULAP01 harbors:
- a CDS encoding ribbon-helix-helix protein, CopG family, whose translation is MKVEKLSISLPPSLVEFIENYKLSKRCKSRSQVIEEALELLRNRELEEAYRQASAEIDSDWDVTVADGLINETW
- a CDS encoding amidohydrolase; protein product: MSFTIKNVLIPVEDSYATVDVQVVNGTITAIAPNLDIVGSQINGENKLLLPGFFNAHTHSSEMWQRGIMSMLPLELWLAELYDFAPLDLEKVYLSALGTAVETLLSGGTSVVDHLVLIPGKELETIATAVRAYQEVGVRAFVAPLIQDESLTAGIPSGETQQNHEPYFRPTQATLAVIEEAVKQFHRPEEGISILVAPTGIQLCSDALFTGCIELSEKYNLCRHSHLLETKAQEKLAQEKYGCTAVTHLKRIGFLDYRTTLAHCVHLSDRDISILSETQSTVVHNPLSNLRLGSGIAPILKYRQAGVNVTFGCDGASSNDSQDLLEAIKIGSILHNITDLDYQHWITPRQAVEMASLGGAKGLNMADQLGCLSVGKKADLVMYDLTNLSLLPRTDPIGLLVLGRPSNVVDSAWVNGKPIVVDGKVTTIDVDNLRQELFNHSQWHTQRLSPTVAQIQPHYRSVMGL
- a CDS encoding cupin domain-containing protein, producing MINSCVIPVVKSPKDYQAYRISPHDTNRLAIVFDPAIANTSLTCCVEIFDIGGKTPPNRHQLAVEMFFVLKGEGRASCDGKSMPIKAGDSLLVPATGTHVIENTGSGRLYTLTIMVPNEDFAELIRSGTPVELDAEDMAVLGRLDALMPC
- a CDS encoding CocE/NonD family hydrolase, translating into MYTRDGVRLDADIYRPEADEKFPVLLMRQPYGRAIASSVVYAHPTWYASHGYIVVIQDVRGRGTSGGEFKLFAHEIADGEDTVNWAANLPGSNGTVGMYGFSYQGMTQLYAAAAKPSALKTICPAMIGYDLYADWAYEGGAFCLQNNLAWAIQLATETARLNRDEKTYQALYAASQNLPLYDPIPTQPEVLKNFAPDSFYHEWLNHSQPNEYWEKLSPKTSLKNVDLPMFHIGGWFDNYLRGTLNLYQDMTARSQYRQQLLIGPWCHLPWGRKVGEADFGANAISPVDRMQICWFDQFLKGINTGLSEQMPVWLFEMGSNNWQGFPTFPEFDHKSYFLSSYGLVSVREDEGVLTTTCPEHSVDDVLVHDPWRPVPSLGGHAAIPAGVFERSHIDSRTDVLTYTSEPLESDLHLAGDVVVAILCGADKPSFDLCAVISQVYPDGRVYNLTQGYLRCRGGMNQVTRKIQLQATCARIPQGNALRLSLSAACFPAYAMNHGNHSAFGIDAQTITLKVSSGGASLSQVLLPVVARTG
- a CDS encoding protein kinase, with protein sequence MVWNPGQSLFGDRYFIERKLGEGGIGITYLAKNKRGELRVIKTLREQILNHPAWITKQDKLRQDFRDEALRLALCRHPHIVQVENVFDEVNLPCMAMEYIEGEDLSEQITTVGALPETDALLYIRQIGNALTVVHEKGLLHRDLKPSNIMIRTGKQEAVLIDFGIARQFIPGGVQQHTQNLTPGYAPPEQYVPDAERGEYIDVYALAATLYSLLTGQLPMPAPARLQNFTLQPPKDLNSSVSDRVNKAIMKGMALNYKFRPQSVQEWLHLLGASPIPPTQPVTSPPYTPPSWECIHNILGISGTTALSPKGGIIASVAGRIIHLLSLSTGQLIRTLTVDSYSVKSVAFSSDGQILASGGDDNNIKLWEVATGKDIRTLTGHSSDVNSVTFSSDGLTLASGSDDKTIKLWDIHTGREIRTLTGNNDLIDFVLFFSNDGQILASRLPFYGNIDLWKLTTGKKISTIYDDTEWRCAFAFSSDGQIIASSGHDHAIKLWEVSTGREIFTLTGHSQNVNSIAFSNDGRMLASGSWDGTIKLWELTTNWLQKIKVREIRTLTGNSSRINSIAFSHNGQMLASGSENETIKLWEIATGREIRTLTGHSQHVNSITFSSNGRTLVSNRWDNTIKLWEVATGKEIRSFTGHFGCVQSVAFSGDGQILATGSWDKTIKLWEVATGREIRTLTSHSYSVYSVAFSSDGQILAIGSEETENTIKVWEVATGKEIRTLSAHFLDSGSSLAFNSDGQILVVGRDDGTIKLWDVQTGREIRTLTGHSSVVNSVTFSSDGRILASGSYSDDYTIKLWEVATGRELRTLTGHSSYISSVTFSSDGQILASGSFDQTIKLWEVATGREIYTLNHFDCVSSVAFSPDGGWLAAGDNGGNIKIWRRG
- a CDS encoding SDR family oxidoreductase, encoding MAKNQTIIVTGGAQGIGKCISLSLLECGYQIAIADIDREAGEECLQEFNNFEAALLFVETDVSQENSVRQCIETVVNRFQRIDGLVNNAGIAQPDNGPVEDLSLDDWHKVIQTNLTGCFLMSKYAIPYLRQSKGAIVNIASTRALQSEKNTEAYSASKGGIVALTHALAISLGSDIRVNCISPGWIEVSEWRKSRLRTKPQLKEIDHHQHPSGRVGKPEDVSSMVKYLISDAAEFITGQNFVIDGGMTRKMIYEE
- a CDS encoding isochorismatase family cysteine hydrolase translates to MNLPLRQLGVPPNAWAVNQAIADITRPPLNPQPVILSTETKSLRLDLAKAAILVIDMQNDFCHPDGWLAHIGVDVTPARQPIKPLQNLLPELRVVGVPVIWLNWGNRPDLLNINAGLRHVYNPTGEGVGLGDPLPSNGAQVLMAGSWAAAVIDELKQLPEDIRVDKYRMSGFWDTPLDSILRNIGRTTLFFAGVNADQCVMATLQDANFLGYDCILVQDCTATTSPEYCWLATLYNVKQCFGFVTHSEAILKAING
- a CDS encoding cellulase family glycosylhydrolase; its protein translation is MNISRFKSKVALFCFQVAQVASLLSLIAIGDGRALAQMHFKTVGSKIYDPEGKEFVIKGVNVQGPNWVWPIDITRDVNAIGSSCWNFNLVRVNSLLFLGETPWRQYTSNNDINKIVREFTSRGIVVMFEAHDRTGRFYEGEDLTALINWHRDLANRYKDNPYVWFNVMNEPGDNTYDAEDRSKWLGVNQAVIKAIRDDAGAKNVIVVDGIAWGQEGNTWNASFVPTENSAILSDAANILNFDGKGYKNIVFSIHIWDLWNFGDAKLANYVDRVLSQNVPLIIGEFGVTNNGIDVTSAMNSMYNVAVPRKIGRIVWHWYNGGPNNGLSNRLTNTPNGNTGAAIDSCTNPSNLSNLGRRVWEDTRTRE
- a CDS encoding type II toxin-antitoxin system PemK/MazF family toxin yields the protein MKRGDIYYADLSPAVGSAMDKRYPVLIVSNDANNRAATTVTILLLTSNVNRVYPFEVLLNLDDSGLPKPSKVQAQQVRTISKQRITGDVVGSFSEELMVLVDAALKLHLGLG